The DNA region gGCAAGATCGTCCTTGTCTTCAGGTCCAGTTTGCGCTCCAATGGCAAAGACAAGGTAGTACACGGAACTCGCAGGGTCTGCCATGTCCTGGCCATCCTCCAACCATTTGTGGATGCCACTCTCCAGTTCCTTCTGGTCGAACAATAGCAGCACACAATTGGCAGACTGCATGTACCATCTCTGAAGATAGTCCACCTCGGGAGCAGTCTGCCTCGGAGGCGGGTTTTGGGCACTCGATAAGATCCATCCTCGCCGTGTCTCAGGCGACGCCTCCACAATGCCATGTCGCAAAGGGTCGTCAACGAGGGAGCAATCCCCTATGCTGCGTCGCACAATGCGCCGAATATTTTGAAGAAATGATAGTGTTGCTGAGTCCCCGATGAACATGTACTCTCCTCTCGTGTCTTGGATGAGCCGTGACATCCGAGGCAATCGCTCTGGTTGTGTGTTTGAGAGGAGCTGCAACGTCTGTCCATCGCCAGCGTAGGTCTCATCTATTGACGCCAGGGCCGATGCTCCGCTGGCAGATATCGGTCCCGATGTTTCTGGGGTAGCATGTCCCGTCGTGTTGCTTATCCGATCTGGATCAGGGCTGGGCAAAGAAGACGCGACGATGCGTCTCCCACCAGAGGTGGTCGTTGACTCCTGGCAATCGAGCTTCAGGCCACGCTTGATACAGCGGGCACAAGGCCTCCGACCGTCACATCTCTGCTTGCGGCGCTTGCAGTTATCGCAGGCCTCGGCGCATCGCCTTCGGTCGCAGTCCCGGACCCTCCTGGTAGGCATTGTTTGAGTTGAGGGCTTCGTTGACCGCGGGCCGCAACCTGTCGGATATGGCCCTGCCTTTATTGGTCAACTTTGGGCGTGTGATGGAGCTGACCGTCAGGTCATGGCTGACGTGGAGAGGGGCTGGCAGCTCGGTCCGACTTTTCCCTTAGCCGACGCTGCAGGCATTTGCCGACGGTGACTTGGCTTTGACTCCGCTAAGCGACACCACCTTGAAGGGATGGCGCCAGCTGAGGCAGGGAGGGGATGGTCAAGCGATCATTTCTCTATTGTATGGTATTCTAAGTGGTGGAAATGAAGGCTGTTATAGCAGGTATCGTGTCAACCGGTATGGATGACCTGTCAAGTTGAATGATCCCAATAGTGGTGAATTAGTTCCAATTGCTCAACCCAGTTTTGAGACGAAGTCCTCCAGAGCTGAACCGACTTCATCCGCAGCTTCGATACAATGCCAATGTCCAACACCGGGGAGAATTCGAATGTTCTTGGCCGCATTATCGCATCCCCAGCTGGATGAATGTTAGTAACAATATTCGTAATGAAACCACATGAAACTCACCTGGCCAACATCGTTTCGGAATCAGCAACTGGGCTTGTTTTATCCTCCTCGCCTGCAATGATGAGCAAAGGCGAGTGAGCATCAGAGTATGAGGGTCGCTCAGCCTTCGCAATGGCATTGCACAGGGAAATGTATCCATCTGTCTTTTGAGACAGGAGCAGCGTTCGAATAAACGCCTTTTGCGTCGAGTTGGCCTTGGAACCCGTCGCAGCAAAAGGGATCGTCTTGGCCATTGCTTCCATCCCATCTTGGACTTCTCGTCAGTGATAGGGTCTTCACTTCAACCCTCAGTTACTTACATTCTCTCACTGTCTCAACTCTCGCGCTGAAGATGCCTGCCATTGCCGGCTTGGGCAAAACTGGCCCAATGAGGACTGCACCACGAAGGTTGTTCCTTGACGCAAGTTTTGCGACAACAATGCCACCCATTGAATGGCCGACGGCAACGACATTGTCAATGGGAATGTTCAGCTTGGAAACTAGACTCTCGACATCTTGAGCTATCGAATCAAAAGTCGGATCGTCAGTCCCTGGTACCAACTCGGAGAGGCCACTTCCTGATCACATTGTCAACGATTCGAATCACATAGTATCAGGCAGACGAGCACGAACCATAGACGTCAAATGCAACAGATGAATATCCTGCAGCCGCAAGATGGCCCATCACGGGCGTATAAAACGAGTGAGATGAACCAAGTCCATGGATGAAGACCAACACTGGCGATCCTGCGCGAGGGGTTTCAGCTCCCACCTGGGTGTAGAAGAGCCGCTTCTTCTCGATCTCAAGGTAGGGCATTGTGTCTAATGAATAGGGTGTagatgaggctgaagctATGCGGATTGGTCGCTCAATGCAGCATCTGCCTTCATTCTAGTACGATCAGTGCATCCAACCTCGAAGTGGCTTGGTCGGACAAGAGCCGGTGGCGGCAGCGGATGTTACGGTGTCGGAAGTCGGTCAGTGGAGGCGTCGGATGCATCGGCTACAGGGTTAAAGCCATGTCTGGCCGGCGCTTACCGCTCACAACGAGAAGAACAGCATTTGCCTGCCTCGGAGCTCCGTAGAAAAGATGGACATTAATGGGACCGTATCACGCATACTTTAGTCATTCTTATCGAGTTGTTTATCCTGGTATATCACGCAAGCAAGCATCTTGATTCCTGCAGTGAATCAGATCAGATCCTGGAAAGATTCCTTATTCCCGACAAGCCCGATCTCGGGATTTCCCCGAAATTATACGCAATCGACCACAGATTGTATAAAATACTCACATAATAGCCTGCTCTTCACAGGAGCCTCGAACTTGAAGTATTTCGGTACCAAGAAAGGTGAAAGTCGATCAATATGGGTAGCCTTCAGCCACAAGAGTACTCCTCGCTTGAGGAGACCAAGCGGATTTTTGACTACTTATGCACCCAATTTGATGCAACCTCTCTGCCACCAGCTGTCAAGGATCTCAAATCACATGTCGAGTTCACGTCAACACGCGATGCCCCTTATTTCCCCATACCTTTcaaggagacggagacgAGCGCAGCGctcaaggctgtcgagggAGGCGTTGCAAACCTTCTAGCAGACCTGGTTGAGGGCGAAGCTCGTCCACGGAAAATTACCGTCAATCTTGAAAAGACGACAGCATTCCTCTGTCAGGCTTACTTGGCCAAGGTCGGTGGACTGGGCAAACTTGACCCCggtgtcaaggccaagctcaaagGTGAGAGATAGGACGGACAGGAGAGGGTTAAACGAGTTATGACTGAGACTTACACTCGTTAGATACGGACTTGCTGCAGGCGCAATCAAACCCCTATCGGCGCATGTCAGCAAACCTGTATGAGACCAAGGTTCCTGGAGAATATTATCATATTCACGGATCTCTTGAGGCGTCTACCACGTTGCAGATGATTGGCCTTGAACCTTTCAGGCCTGAGTTGCAATCCCACGAAGACATCGTTGCAGCCATTGAGCCTGCTGTCCGCAAGTTTTCTATtcaggagcttgaggctctcaACGCCAAGAATCGTCAGGCTGGCATCCCTGCTCTAAAGCACGAAGACTTTTTGCAAACAGAACATGTAAGCACTTGAAAACTATGCTATGATCTTGTCCAGAATTAATGTGCCTGGTGGCTATAGGGAAAGTCAAACTTTGCTCTGCCTCCTTGGTCGGTGGACAGTCTCGAGACCGAGACACCTAAATGCCCTTTGACCCCCAGCTCAGGGCAGCCAACTAAAATCTTAGCCGGTGTCAAGGTTCTTGAACTCTGCCGCATCATTGCTGGCCCTATCATCACACGTATCCTTGGCGAATATGGTGCCGACGTGCTCAAGATCACGAGTCCCAACTTGAGCGATGTTCCTTTCTTCCAGGTTGACGGCAACATGGGAAAGCACGCCGCGGATCTGGACCTCAAGTCTCCCgaaggacgagaagagtTCGAGCGTCTTCTTGCGGAAGCAGATGTGGTCGTTGATGGATATCGACCCGGAGCCCTCGAGAAACTTGGCTACGGCGCAACAGCATTGACacgcatcgccaaggagcGTGGCAAGGGCTTCGTCTATGTCAATGAGAACTGCTTTGGCTACGAGGGAGAGTGGGCAGGTCGCCCAGGATGGCAGCAGATTGCCGATTGTGTAAGTGATTATCACCCCAAGTGCACCAAAAGCGGGAGCTAATTCTGTCAAAGGTCAGTGGCATTGCCTGGGAGCAAGGCCGCTTCATGGGTCTCTCAGAACCTGTTGTGCCACCTTTTCCTATCTCGGACTATGGCACAGGGTGTATCGGTGCTATCACTGCATTGATTGGCCTCTATCACCGAGCCACACAAGGAGGATCGTGGCACGGCAAGGCATCCCTCCTCCACTACGATCTGTTGCTGTTCAAGGTCGGACAGTACCCAGAGGAGGTCAAGCAGAAGCTGAGAGAGGATATCGGTCCTGATTTCCTTGCACTGCGCCATGCCCACAGCGTCGACCAGATTTCAGGTACCGCACTGCtcaggatgaggaagaagttcCCCGAGCTGTTTGAGGGAACTCAATacgtcgagaagtggtacTCGACGGCATACAAGGCGGAGGTTCAGGCCGTGCCGCCTGTGGTGAACATTGAGGGTGTAGAGGTTGGATTTAGACGAGCGAGCCGCCCGAACGGCACAGATAAGCCTACTTGGGACTTTGGCGATGAGCCAGACCGGAGGCTTTCGGATTGATGACTGCATTTGTTGTTTTTATATACATTAGGCCTCTGAAACGAATACACATGGTAGCATACTACTTTTTATAATCCCCAGTGTACAATTGGACAATTCACTTCCTATCTTGTAGAGATACGACAGTGTCCACGTACTCCGTAGCGACGAATATCTACCCTCTTACCCAGTTTGCCCCTGTCATTGCCGATCATCAAGGTGACACAGGAATGTCTTTGACATGGAGGCTGTGACCGCCTGCCAATGCCTGCCAATCTGCGTTGAACCCTCCAAAGCTGGCATCACCCTCACCTGCCTCTAAAACCGCAGTCTCCACGGTTGCAACGGGCTTGTGTCGGAGTTCACCGGCAATACGACCGCCTCACGACCGGCAGTGACACTCTCAACCGCGGGGAGCTATCGGAGAAGGGGTCTGCCCCTCCACAAGGTGCACATCCGACCGGGGCTGTCCGGCATCCGATGGTGTGTGGGCCGATATTCACCAGGACCCGAAACCCTCAGACGTAATTACCAAGCCTCGCATTGGTTCGACTCCATCCCCCCGCATCATGGCTTGCCCTCCGGACTTCCTGCCGCCTTCCCCATGGGCCTTGATGCCACCCATTGTTTTGCGGGCGGGGGAGTGAGCCGACTGCCTTTGTCCGGGAGCTCCATTACCCGCCCGTTCGCTTCAAGACTCTTGTGATTTTGTATATCCGAGTGAAACGTGGTCGCTGACTCCTGATTATGCGGGGCTAAGTCATCTGCTACCGCCGAGCTCAGTAGGCGCTATAAAGAAGTCTGAGATTTCTCCGCAAAGAGCTACGGCCAGTCCACACTCTTCATCGATTCGATTGGTAGTAGATTTTGAACTTTATCTTGTCTTAATAAGTTCAAAGTACCCAGTCTGATTGCCACTTGATTCCATCAACCTTCACACAAAGATCATCACAATGGCAAACCCCACCACCGAGACGACCAAGcccaccaaggccaacggccaGAATGGTGGTGCTccccaggaggagggccTCGGCCAAGCCTTTACGCAACAGGTCATTGACTCCTTTGGCCCCAAGACGGACCCTAGACTCCGCGAGGTCATGTCCTCGTTTGTGCAGCACATGCACGACTTTGCTCGTGAGACTCAGCTCACTGTTGATGAGTGGATGACTGCGGTCAAGATGATCAACTGGGCCGGTCAAATGAGCAACGAGAAGAGGAACGAGGGACAGCTCATGTGCGATGTGATCGGTCTTGAGAGGTAACTTGCCATGTTCTATACTAAACTGCTCTCGCTAACGAAAGCTGCAGCTTGGTGGACGACATCACACACCGCGCAGCGGCCAAGGACGCTGCCTCAGGCACAGCGACTGCCATTCTTGGCCCTTTCTGGCGAGCAGACACTCCCATCAGAGAGAAcggcaccaccatcaccttCGACACTCCCGAGGACGGCATCGTCGCCTATCTTTACGGCACTGTGACTTCGGCTGCTACCGGGGCCCCTATCCCCAATGCCTCTGTTGAAGTCTGGCAGGCATCCACCAACGGTATGCTTTCTGATATGTTTGTAAAAAATCCTTAACTAACACGTATTTCAGGCCTGTACGAGCAACAAGAcgagaagcagcaggagcACAACCTGCGTGGCAAGTTCATCACAGACTCTCAGGGTCGATTCTCCTTCTACTGCCTGCGACCTACACCGTATCCCGTGAGTATTTCATTGCCTTTGGAAATTCGAAAAATAGGCTAACGATTGATGATCAGGTTCCTGATGACGGTCCTGCtggcaagctcctccagcttctcgaccGACACGTCTACCGCCCTGCGCATCTCCACTTCATGGTACGTTTCCAATTTTACAAGCCTAAAAAATGTATCACTAATAAGTTCTTTAGGTCATTGCCGAGGGATACAAGTCCGTCGTGACACAGATCTTCGACTCCGACTCGGGGTACCTCGACAACGACAGTGTGTTTGCCGTCAAGGATGGACTGACGGTGGATTTCGTGCCACGAAAAGGCGACCCTCAAGCAAACTGGGAGCTTGAGTATAACATGAGCCTCGGGACTGCGTGAGAAGGATATTTGTTTTGGTAGTTGTGCCCATGAGATACTAGCGAAAATGCAATTCACGTCTTTTGAGAATCTCGACATGATGTTCCCCGTTACCTTGAAGTATGTGTGATATGTTTTAGCCAtaggccactgtgttagcaaTCAGATACGATGCTATGAAGTGTTCTTTTTTACAGTTGAAtcccggcccttgatgggataacgGCACCGAGATAGTGTTTTAGCCATTGCCGTAAATCATTCTACTCAGCCATACCTCCATAGTTGGCCCTCTTCGGctattttctttttcataATTATGTTTTCCTTCTTACAACTCCAAAGGGAACTCGGCACAGTCACTAGAATACAGCTTTCACTATAATCCTAGTATTGATATGATCATTTCAATGTCTTATGCCGTCAAGCACCGCAATACTAGGTAAACTTTTCAAATATTGTTTATTAAAAAACGCCTGAACAACCCCAGTCCAAGAGCCAGAGAAGTCCTACCGAGATAACACGGAAATATCATAGAAAGCCGCATACTCAAGCCTCGATTCACAGAAGGATTTACAAGATCTACTTACAGTCATTGCAAGTTACTGTTGCATTGCAGAGTTCCATCAATATCGTGTCTTGTATTTGATCCACAAAGGTGCAGTATCCGGTGTTAATGCAAATACAACCAACCTCTGCACCTACACACATCTCACTTCAGTCTGCAGCAATATGTGCTGTCTCATTGGACGTAACTTAGACCGGCCTTCACTCTGTGCATGGCTATGCTTTTCGTGATTATTCATTTCTTACACAAAGTTATCTAAGATCACGGCTAATGCAAAATCTTCGTTGCCCTGCATCCGCGTAGCCGGCGGGATTATTACGTCGAGTTCCCAGTCCGACTCTGACCTcgggcatcatcaacctGCACCCGAAACTGAATTAGGTAAACAGACACCATGAGGTATATCCGATCCTCAACCCTGTAACCCGAAGGCCCTCACCCTCGTGGGGATTAGATACGCCTCTTCGCCAGTTGGTCGCTGACAGCTCTGAGGACCAGCCAGTTCCCTCCACTGGGCCGAAGGCGAGGAGCAAGGTGCCCACCAACAGGCATCCGAAAGCTCCGAAACAAGCTGCCGACGTGTCGAGGCCAGGGATCTCCCCACACCATGCCCTTCCCCCAGTGGTTTCCCCCGCCTTCAGCCCGGGTTAGTTTGCGGGGTCTAGCAAAATCCCGACGCACTGGAGAGCGCAGATCCACTCAGTGGCCACGAGTTTGTCAATATGACTCGGCACCTGCGCCAAGGTACTAAGCACGCTTGGAAGCGGTGATTGTACAAACTGAGGGTTGCCCGTCTTCCGAAGCAGTAACCGATGGGCGATCCTACAGCCCTGCTAGTGACACGTCAATCAGCCTCACATCCACGACTATCTATAAGATGTTGAACAACCACGGCCTGGTCTAAGCTCAACACCTCAGCTCTATACAAATCTTTTCAGGCCACTCAACGCAAACCAAACCTCTCTCCTACCTCTGCGCAATCATGGCCGTTGGCGCACAGACTGATCATGTCgacgtcctcatcgtcggtgCCGGACCTGCCGgtctgatgatggcgacgtgGCTCGCCAAGTGCGGCGTCAAGACTCGCATCGTGGACAAGCGAGGCACAAAGGTACAATCACGCTCTTTGCTGCCACTTGAATCAGTTTTCTGACCAGAATACAGGTCTTCAATGGCCAAGCTGATGGTCTCCAATGTCGAACTCTGGAAATCTTCGACTCTTTTGGCTTCGCCCACAGGGCCTGGATTGAGTCCAACCACATGTTGGAAATCAGCCTTTGGAACCCCGATGAGAAGGGCGTCCTTCGAAGATCTTCGCGCATCCCTGACACCATCCCTGGCATCAGCCGCTTCCAGCAAGTCGTCCTCCACCAAGGTCGAATCGAGAGATTCTttctcgatgccatcaacgaATTCAGTGAAGGCAAGGTCTCGGTTGAGCGTGGCGTCATCCCAACCAGTCTGGAGATTGACGAAAAGACTGTCGAGGACTCCGAAGCCTATCCCATCACTGTCAACTTGCGCCATCT from Fusarium keratoplasticum isolate Fu6.1 chromosome 12, whole genome shotgun sequence includes:
- a CDS encoding Hydrolase-4 domain-containing protein, which encodes MPYLEIEKKRLFYTQVGAETPRAGSPVLVFIHGLGSSHSFYTPVMGHLAAAGYSSVAFDVYGSGLSELVPGTDDPTFDSIAQDVESLVSKLNIPIDNVVAVGHSMGGIVVAKLASRNNLRGAVLIGPVLPKPAMAGIFSARVETVREYGMEAMAKTIPFAATGSKANSTQKAFIRTLLLSQKTDGYISLCNAIAKAERPSYSDAHSPLLIIAGEEDKTSPVADSETMLASWGCDNAAKNIRILPGVGHWHCIEAADEVGSALEDFVSKLG